In Streptomyces rapamycinicus NRRL 5491, the genomic stretch GGAGAACACCTTCCACCGGCCGTCCTCCGCCTTCGTCAGGCCGCTGAGCGCGATGGCGCCGGTCAGCGTGCCCGTCTTGGCCTTGACCTGGCCGACGGCGCACTGGGAGTCCGGGGTGTCGAAGCGGCCCCACTCGGGGCCCAGGGTGCTGCCCGCCTCGCCCGCCACCGGCAGGCCCTCGTCGATGGAGCGCAGCAGCCCGCTGTAGCGCGGGTCGGTGAGCAGGTCGAGGATGTCCGCCACGGTCCGCGCCGGGACGCGGTCCGCGCGGGAGAGTCCGCTGCCGTCGTGGATCTCGAAGTTGTCCATCGAGACCCCGTAGTGGCGGCTGAGGACGTCCCGCACCACGGCAGTGCCGTCCTCGTAGGTGGCGGGCCTGCCGGCGCCGAGCGCGGTCATGCGCAGCACCGTCTCGGCGATGTCGTTGTCGCTCTTCTTGAGCATCTTCTTGATCGTCTCGGACAGCGTGGGGGACAGGTGCTGCCCCACCGGGACGTCCGTCGCCGAGGCCGTGCCGCGGGTGACCTCGCCGTCGACCGTGACGCCCTGGTCGGCGAGTTGCTGGGCGAAGACCTTGCCCGCGTCGATGGAGGTGTCCGCGGACAGCTTGCCGTCCACCACCAGGGAGCGCACCGGCGACACCTGGTCGTCGTAGTAGGAGTCGTTCCAGCCGGTGGCGAGGGTCGGCTCGGGGAAGAGGCTGTCGTCGATGCGGACCTTCACCGAGTCCAGGCCCCCGAGCTTCACCCCGGCGGCGGCCGTCTTGGCGAGTTCGGTGAGATCGGCGGTGGTCAGCATGCGGTCGCCGCCGCCGATGAGGGTGAGCGTGCCGTCGCCGTAGACCACCTTGGTGGTGAAGCGGTGCTCGGGGCCGAGCACGGTCAGCGCCGCCGTGGCGGTGGCCAGCTTGGCGTTGGACGCGGGCATCAGCGCGGTGTCGGCGTCATGCCCCCAGATGACCTTGTCGGACGCGGAGTCCAGCACGATGCCGCTGAAGGTGTCGCCGAGATTCGGGTTCTGCGCACGGGTGTTGAGGTTCTCCGCGATCCGCTGCTCGGCGGGGTCCAGCCCGTCGGCGGCCACCGACTGGGCCGTCGTGGTGGTCTTGGTGCTCTTGTCGGCGGCGAGTGCGGACGGAGCGGACAGCAGCGCGCCCGTGACCGGGACGGCCGCGATGATGAACGCGCGGCGCACGGCGAGGCTCATGGGCTTGGCTTTGCGATGACGCCCGGTGGACGAGGTCGCGCTGGACATGGGGGGCTCCGGGGCGCGTAGAGGGACATGGGGGGTGAAACGAAGCACTCACTTTAACCGCAGCTGATCACCTTCGTCCCGTCGGTCCGTGGATATGTGGTGAAGCCGATGCGCAGATACGTCACTGCACCGACTCCTCCGGCTATTTACGAGATGTTGCGACCACCGTTGAGAACGATCGCCTCGCCGTCCGTATCCATCGGCGTCGGGCTGTGCCCTCCACTCCGGGACGGGTGGGGGAGCGCGCTCCGACGTGGCCGAGGGCAGGGCGTCCCCGGCGTACGAAGACTGCCGATGAGGGGCGAAGGATGAGGAACAAGAAGAGACACAAGCGATCCAGGGTCATCGGGCTGACCGTGGTCGGAGTGACCGCACTGGCCGTGGGTGGCGGGGCTCTCCTGATGACCGACAACGATGCTTCCGCCGCCCGTCAGCCGACCGGGCGGCAGGCGCCGGCGCGGGCGGCGATGACCGTCAAGTGTCCGGACGCCGCGACCCGGCTGGCGAGTGTGCCACAGCAGGCGCGGCCCACTGTGGACAAGGAACTGGCCACGATGGACAGCCAGGTGGCCGACGCCTACAAGCAGTTGGCCGCGCGCGGCCCCGGCGCCGACCGGGACTGGGTGCGCACCCGGGTGCTGGAGCCGCTGACCGCCCAGCGGCGTGGCGCGCTGAACCGCATCGGGAACGAGATCGGCCGGGTGGCGAGCCGCCCGTCCGGCCTGGACACGATGGCGTCCTGCACCGTGCAGGAAGCGCCCGGCTCCGCCGCCGCACCCGCCGCCGCTTCGGCGGGCGCAACCCCCGCCGCGGGAACGGCCGCCCCCGCCGCTCCGGCCGCGGGCGGCCAGGCGCAGTCCGGCCCGGTGCGGGCGGACTTCGTGGACATCCGCAAGGTGAAGCCGAACGTCAAGAACCCCCGCAACCGGGGCAACGCCTCCCGCGGCACCTTCTCATCGCGCTGCGGACGCAATGAGAACAAGCACTTCAACTCGGACAACGTGATCGTCGCCCCCGGTGTGTCCAACGGCGCCCACCACATGCACGACTACGTCGGCAACCGCGACACCGACGCCTTCTCCACCAACGACAGCCTCGCCGCCGCCGGGACCACCTGCACCAACGGCGACCGCTCCACCCACTACTGGCCGGTCCTGCGGCTCCAGGACGGAACGAAGGAGGTCGACGCCGACGCACCCGGCGGCGGCACCGAGGGCAACATCGGGCGGATCCTGCGGCCGACCACCGCGTCGATCACCTTCCGTGGCAGCGCGGTGTCCAAGGTCGTGGCGATGCCCAAGTTCCTGCGCATCATCACCGGCGACGCCAAGGCGTTCACCAACGGCACGGCCAACGCCAACGCCTCCTGGAGCTGCACCGGCTTCGAGAACCGGCAGCTGAAGGACAAGTACCCGCTCTGCCCGAAGGGCAGCAAGGTGGTCCGTACGTTCAAGTTCCAGAGCTGCTGGGACGGCAAGAACGCCGACAGCGCCAACCACCGCACCCATGTGGCGTTCGCGGACGCCAAGGGCGCGTGCGGCAAGGGGTTCAAGGCCATTCCGCAGCTGATCCAGCGGATCACCTACAAGGTCGCACCCGGCTCGCTCTTCG encodes the following:
- the dacB gene encoding D-alanyl-D-alanine carboxypeptidase/D-alanyl-D-alanine endopeptidase, giving the protein MSSATSSTGRHRKAKPMSLAVRRAFIIAAVPVTGALLSAPSALAADKSTKTTTTAQSVAADGLDPAEQRIAENLNTRAQNPNLGDTFSGIVLDSASDKVIWGHDADTALMPASNAKLATATAALTVLGPEHRFTTKVVYGDGTLTLIGGGDRMLTTADLTELAKTAAAGVKLGGLDSVKVRIDDSLFPEPTLATGWNDSYYDDQVSPVRSLVVDGKLSADTSIDAGKVFAQQLADQGVTVDGEVTRGTASATDVPVGQHLSPTLSETIKKMLKKSDNDIAETVLRMTALGAGRPATYEDGTAVVRDVLSRHYGVSMDNFEIHDGSGLSRADRVPARTVADILDLLTDPRYSGLLRSIDEGLPVAGEAGSTLGPEWGRFDTPDSQCAVGQVKAKTGTLTGAIALSGLTKAEDGRWKVFSFIENQSSADPAATKDTLDGLAATVNGCWA
- a CDS encoding DUF1996 domain-containing protein, which translates into the protein MRNKKRHKRSRVIGLTVVGVTALAVGGGALLMTDNDASAARQPTGRQAPARAAMTVKCPDAATRLASVPQQARPTVDKELATMDSQVADAYKQLAARGPGADRDWVRTRVLEPLTAQRRGALNRIGNEIGRVASRPSGLDTMASCTVQEAPGSAAAPAAASAGATPAAGTAAPAAPAAGGQAQSGPVRADFVDIRKVKPNVKNPRNRGNASRGTFSSRCGRNENKHFNSDNVIVAPGVSNGAHHMHDYVGNRDTDAFSTNDSLAAAGTTCTNGDRSTHYWPVLRLQDGTKEVDADAPGGGTEGNIGRILRPTTASITFRGSAVSKVVAMPKFLRIITGDAKAFTNGTANANASWSCTGFENRQLKDKYPLCPKGSKVVRTFKFQSCWDGKNADSANHRTHVAFADAKGACGKGFKAIPQLIQRITYKVAPGSLFAVDSFPEQLHKPVTDHGDFINVMSGSLMKKAVKCINTGRKCG